Proteins from a genomic interval of Zingiber officinale cultivar Zhangliang chromosome 2A, Zo_v1.1, whole genome shotgun sequence:
- the LOC122043839 gene encoding uncharacterized protein LOC122043839, whose amino-acid sequence MQFAGQKLREWWKAMASSRQRSTNWEILRGLQTRLDHAGGSWVDELSSVLWVLRMTPNEAIDVTPFQLVYGGEAMVLIEVGVEFDRVRLYDEGNGKEMLMELDLMDEVRDKVVV is encoded by the coding sequence ATGCAGTTTGCGGGTCAGAAGCTTAGGGAGTGGTGGAAGGCTATGGCATCCAGCAGGCAGAGGTCAACAAACTGGGAGATCCTCAGAGGCTTACAAACTCGACTCGACCACGCAGGAGGTAGTTGGGTTGAcgagctctcaagtgtcttgtggGTACTTCGCATGACTCCAAATGAGGCAATTGACGTAACGCCATTCCAGCTGGTGTACGGAGGAGAAGCAATGGTTCTTATAGAGGTTGGAGTAGAATTCGACCGGGTGCGACTCTACGACGAGGGAAATGGAAAGGAAATGTTAATGGAGCTCGACTTAATGGATGAAGTGCGGGATAAAGTGGTCGTTTAG